The region TAGTTAAGGATTTGTATTTTGATTTTAAAAACTTTTCAGCACTTCCGTTAAAAAGTACTTCTCCGCCATTAATTCCTGCTTTTGGTCCAATATCAATAATCCAATCGGCACTTAATATTGTTTGTGAATCATGTTCTACAACGATAACAGTATTACCGTTATCAACAACTTTGCGTATTACTTTTAAAATATTTTTATTGTTTGACGGATGTACTCCAATTGATGGTTCATCAAAAATAAAAGTAATATTTCTAAGTTCCGAACCAACCTGCCTTGCCAATCTTATTCGTTGAAGTTCGCCACCCGAAAGCTCTGTTGCTTGACGATTAAGCGAGAGATAGCCTAAGCCAAGATCCTGCAAAATAGAAATACGTTTTAATATTTCAAAAATAATTGCTTTTGCTATTTGATTGTTGTTAAGCTCTTTGTTCTCTGTTAGTTCTATTTTTAAATCATCTAAACTTAATTTGCTATAATCGTAAATATTTTTATTATCAATTTTTACCGATTGAGCTGTTTCACACAAGCGACTACCACCGCATTTAGAACATTGCTGTGTTTTTGCAAAACGTAAAATATTTGGATTTCTATCTCTGTTTAGAATTTCTTCCATAACAGGAATAATACCTTTATAAAAACCTTCAGGACGTGGCTTTGCAGTTATTCCCGACCATTTCATACGAGATTCTAAAGGGTGTTTGCCATAAGGAATTATAACTTTATCGCTTCCGTAAAGGATAATGTGTTTTTGCTCATCTGTTAAATC is a window of Bacteroidota bacterium DNA encoding:
- a CDS encoding excinuclease ABC subunit UvrA; amino-acid sequence: MNQTSSIQLVNVSQNNLKNISLQIPRNKLVVVTGVSGSGKSSLAFDVINAEGQRQYFVNLSAQARKYLGKLNKPNVEQIKNLTPTISVSQNIRNNNPRSTVGTLTDVYDFLRLLFARIGKTNNKDIEINRSLFSFNSTTGMCSNCKGLGVEDKISIDLLVEDENKTIRNQALKITNPNAYTIYSQVTIDALNKVCNAYNFNVDIPWKDLTDEQKHIILYGSDKVIIPYGKHPLESRMKWSGITAKPRPEGFYKGIIPVMEEILNRDRNPNILRFAKTQQCSKCGGSRLCETAQSVKIDNKNIYDYSKLSLDDLKIELTENKELNNNQIAKAIIFEILKRISILQDLGLGYLSLNRQATELSGGELQRIRLARQVGSELRNITFIFDEPSIGVHPSNNKNILKVIRKVVDNGNTVIVVEHDSQTILSADWIIDIGPKAGINGGEVLFNGSAEKFLKSKYKSLT